Sequence from the Cydia splendana chromosome 10, ilCydSple1.2, whole genome shotgun sequence genome:
TTATGGCACAGAAGAAATGCGTGAAAGCGATTCGAGGGCTTCACCTAACAGATAGCTGTGTGCCACATTTTAAAGAACTGAAAATTCTTACTTTGCCGTGCCTCTACATTTTTGAGATTGCGATGTACATCAAAACAAAGCCAACACTATTCAGGACGGTCTCTGAGGTATTTGCTAGAGATTCCAGGTATCCTCAGAATCTCTTTCCTGTTTCCGCAAAAACTGCACTAATGCGCAAAAGTGTGTTCTGCTTAGCTAGTAAGATTTATAACAAATTGCCTGTCCCATTCAGAATGTTACCCATAAATCAGTTTAAGCACAAACTACTGACATTTTTAATTGATAATTGTTTTTACACTATTTCTGAATTTTTGCTGTATAATTTTAATGGTTCTGATTTGATATGATAtgactttaatattaataatgactaggtatatatatatatatatatatatatatagatatgtaAATTTATTTCGCATGTTAGTATGTAAGGAAATAATTCAAGTTTTTGTACGCCATCAGGCAGGATATAGTgctacaaatatttatttaccgcCACTGTAATCAGTTTGACATATACTcacaaataaaaacactttgactttgactttatgagtaaatacataattatggtCCCAAAATCTAACAACATTGCATTGTAACCTAGGTTACGCGAACGCGAAGATCTACAAATGCGACAACCCGAAGTGCCCCCGGCCCACCTCGTTCATCTCCGGCGGGTCGTCGAAGGACGACAACTTCCCGTGTCTGCGCGCCAACTGCTCCGGCCGCTTCCAGCTCGTCAGACATGTCAGCTTCGTCGACTGCCCCGGGCACGACATCCTCATGGCAACCATGCTTAACGGCGCCGCGGTCATGGACGCAGCTCTACTGCTCATTGCTGGTTCGTATCATAATAGACCTGCATGGTAGGGCTTCCACTTCCAACTTGTCAGACATGTCAGCTTCGACTGCCCCGGGCACGATTCATGGCGACCATGATTAACGGCGCCGCGGCTCTACTGCTCATTGCCGACGCCGGTACGTATCATTTCCTACAGACTGTATACGGCTTCCAGCTCGTGCCCAGGCATGACATCCTCATGACAACCATGCTTAACGGTGCCGCGATCATGCACGCGGCTCTACTGCTCAATGCTCATTACTGGTACCTATGTATAACTATAGAACGGGTAGAGGCTTCCAACTTGTCAGATATGCCAGTTTCGACTGCCCCGGGCACGATTTATGGCAACTATGCTTAATGGTGCTGCGGTTTTGGAAGCGGCTCTACTTCTCTTTGCTGGTATGTTTCAACTTTCATCATTAGgtgcaaataaaaaatatacccTTTTTGCGATGCTTCTTCACACAGAGAACACTAATAAACTCACGCTTGAccagtttttagtatttgttgttatgcagtaggtaggtaataatctAATAATTCAATTTATCTTTACTACCATACTTATACATACGGAGTGTGAGCCTGTGAGGTTAAAATCCCAaaaatattcattattttacacccaaattaataaattcacaCGGTGCGCCTTTCGCAAACAAAAACATTTGCGTTCGCGGTTCCCCTAGATCTGGATAAGCCTTTAAGAGATAAGAATAGGGgctattactgcaatgttctgccgccagagtgcagcactagcgcctataataaaatatgacattgatgcaacaaggcggtttgtttacaaaggACCTACGCCGGGGCGCGCAATTCTAAATTacttatctgcctctttatcgctcgaatactcGTATGCAAGATTAATATAATAGACAGgttagataacaaaatttcgattttcttgtttcgcggtagaccctcagattATAATGGATGGTGGTAGTGgtgccccctacgcagagtttggcggaatattccctattaatatACCACGGACCCTTGATACATTTATACGTACCTATTCCACAGGCAATGAGTCATGCCCGCAACCGCAGACCAGCGAACACTTGGCCGCCATCGAGATCATGAAGTTGAAGCACATCCTCATCTTGCAGAACAAGATCGACCTGGTGAAGGAAGGCCAGGCCAAGGAGCAGCACGAGCAGATCGTCAAGTTCGTGCAGGGCACCGTGGCTGAAGGGGCTCCGATTATCCCCATTTCAGCTCAGCTCAAGTACAATATCGAGGTAATTACATCAACCAACTGAAGTCCGTTGCTGGAGGTGAAGACCGCATCTAGGCAATACAACAAAAGTTGGCCCCCGGCCCCACGTGTTTTATGGCTTAGGCTATTACGTCATACCTTTATCATCCACAGTTTTTGGACTTGTAGGTTGAGATTTAAGGCACCCTAATGTAGAATGAGATCTGGCGAAGGAAGGTCAGGCCAAGGTGCAGCACGAGCAGATCGCCAATTTCCCAAGGGTTGGACTCTTCTTCATCCCTATCCCTATATCAGTTCAGCTCAAATACTTACAATATTGAAGTAAGTTTCGATAAAAGGGCAGAGAAGGAAACGCAAAAACTGATATAATAGGCCTAATTTTGTTCTTTACTTGTTTACTTGGGAACCAGGAGAGCTATTTTAGGGATAAAAGAAACTAAGGATGTAAAAAAATCCTCGTATCCACGCATACCGACAGCTCATTTCAGTTGCATCCACGATTACGACACGAAACAGCGTGTTTGCAAATGATGAAAAAAACCTTGGTATAAAATTAGTACTCTAACATTTTTCAAGCAAGAAGTAATTGAGAAATGAgtcaaataactattgttttctTACGCAGGTACTTTGCGAGTATGTCACAAAGAAGATCCCAGTACCGCTGCGAGACTTCACCTCCCCCCCTCGCATGATCGTCATCCGTTCCTTCGACGTGAACAAACCAGGTTGTGAGGTCGACGACCTTCGTGGGGGTGTCGCTGGCGGCTCCATCCTGCAGGGAGTGCTCACTGTCGGCATGGAGATCGAGGTACTGTCACTGTCCCACCTATTCGATCCATACGACCATTCTAGCGTAGCACGCTTCAccgttttgtattttttttacatatcacaGCGCTATCAAGCGCATCGCTTTAAAACTCTTGAGATCTTATAAGTATCTAactttacaagcttttatttagtttcacttgaccaatattttgtaatcaaacTTTGCAGGCTAAATTTAGACTTACTTCCCATTATTTGATTaagctgaaacttcacatagttatgtaagttgggtgacaatacAATGTAATGTACCATCGAATCCAGCATCTGACGATGGAGACTGGAGGTGGCCTTAGGAACTCTTTGATAAAGCGACGCAACCTCATTTGTGTTTGTTGAAAGAAAAGCAGTCTGCAGTAAGTAAGGATGTGAGCTGCGTACCTCCCGCGTTCTCAAACTGACCATACCTTCTCACCGTActggttttatgactaattctttcgccgtccaggctagtcgtctttggaattcactccctctaaatattagacaagctccaagtaagttttcttttaagcggttgttgcgtaagcatttgctaaaacaatagttcgaataatatccatcattattatatttatagtatgtattgtataaatatgtagtagtttatatatattttatttatttatgtagtttatatgtataatttgctttttttatattcactgaataggtatatttctctctctgcaccaattgtagatgtctgtttggccctatggttgactggtagagaatgccatttggcattaagtccgccatttgtacatttttgtatatactttgtgcaataaagttaaaataaataaataaagcttgtatactttttttttacataaaacttgttttaaccTTTGTATGTGTTACGCAGGTGCGACCGGGTCTGGTGTCAAAGGACGCCGACGGCAAGCTGACCTGCCAGCCAATATTCTCGCGCATCGTGTCGCTCTACACGGAGCAGAACGAGCTGCAGTACGCCGTGCCCGGCGGGCTCATCGGCGTCGGCACCAAGATCGAACCCACCCTGTGTCGCGCTGACCGACTTGTCGGCCAGGTTAGTTCACCTTGCTGTATACATCGTCTCGCTCTACACGGAGCAGAACGAGCTGCAGTACGCCGTGCCCGGCGGGCTCATCGGCGTTGGCACCAAGATCGAACCCACCCTGTGTTGCGCTGACAGACTTGTCGGCCAGGTTAGTTCACCTTGCTGTATACATCGTCTCGCTCTACACGGAGCAGAACGAGCTGCAGTACGCCGTGCCCGGCGGGCTCATCGGCGTTGGCACCAAGATCGAACCCACCCTGTGTCGCGCTGACCGACTTGTCGGCCAGGTTAGTTCACCTTGCTGTATACATCGTGTCGCTCTACACGGAGCAGAACGAGTTGCAGTACGCCGTGCCCGGCGGGCTCATCGGCGTTGGCCCCAAGATCGAACCCACCCTGTGTCGCGCTGACCGACTTGTCGGCCAGGTTAGTTCACCTTGCTGTATACATCGTGTCGCTCTACACGGAGCAGAACGAGTTGCAGTACGCCGTGCCCGGCGGGCTCATCGGCGTTGGCCCCAAGATCGAACCCACCCTGTGTCGCGCTGACCGACTTGTCGGCCAGGTTAGTTCACCTTGCTGTATACATCGTGTCGCTCTACACGGAGCAGAACGAGTTGCAGTACGCCGTGCCCGGCGGGCTCATCGGCGTTGGCCCCAAGATCGAACCCACCCTGTGTCGCGCTGACCGACTTGTCGGCCAGGTTAGTTCACCTTGCTGTATACATCGTGTCGCTCTACACGGAGCAGAACGAGCTGCAGTACGCCGTGCCCGGCGGGCTCATCGGCGTCGGCACCGAGATCGAACCCACCCTGTGTCGCGCTCCCGGCCAGGTTAGTTCACCTAAcagatgataaatatttaccaACTATcatacacagatcgacctagccccgaACTAAGGGTATTGTCATTGCGTTTCTCTCTtccattaagcaaaatgtgacacaaaatacacattagacagaaattggacagatggaatttCACCCTTAGCAACGCTTGTATGTACTATGGGTATGAagtttttcttttcgtttggctTTTGTCGATGTAGGATTAATGTCATCTTGGTTAGGCCCCCTGGTAAGGCAACCCTATACCTCCCTGTCTACTGAATCAACACACCGCCTACAAATAAGCATTATGTATTTCGGTCATATCATACACACCACTATATGAATGCTATATCCCACCAGGTCCTGGGAGCCGTGGGCGCGCTGCCGGGCATCTTCGTGAAGCTCGAGGTGTCGTACTACCTGCTGAAGCGGCTGCTCGGCGTGCGCACCGAGGGCGACAAGAAGGCCGCCAAAGTACAGAAGTTGACCAGGAACGAGGTaatttcatcatcattatcatatcagccctttatcgcccactgctgagcctgcctctcttctagtacgccccttgacccggtcctgagctaatctcatccagaagtgacccgcaattttccggatgtcgtccacccaacgagccaacggacgctaggcgcttctttcatttgaaagcggccaccattctgttaacattttagtccacctgccatcactctgcctagcaacatgtcccgcctaATTCCATTTTCAACGGGAAACCTTTACTTGCAtaatcgtttttagggtctttTAAGTTTGAAAAGTGACTCTTTGTTGGTTCAAGTCTTTTGCCTTTGTGTTATTTTTACCCGACCACTGTAAGGTCGCAGACTCACGCGACCGGAGCGGGGCGGCTGCCGCAGTCGTCCAAAACTGATTCAGTAAAGTATACATTTTGATGGAGCCTTCTTAGAGACCAACCTTGGTTAGGGCACAAAGCcacaaatgaaataaaatgtccTTTATTCATTCATACGTTTTGTTTGTCGATCTAAACCTAAACTTCTGAACAAGTATAACTTtcgagtgtattcccatttgttccgcGGCCAACGTGACCACCGTgtcatacatgaggcggggaccgATGGGAATGATTCGTATAAATgcacctattcccatctgtgcccgacGAAAACAAGTGGGAATACACCAACTTTCGATGATAATTTGGCACAGAAACTTGTTTTCGtcaatgtaggtatatattgaaGTTTTTGATTGCAGGTGTTACTGGTGAACATCGGATCGCTGAGTACCGGCGGCCGTGTGATAGCCACCAAGGCCGATCTGGCCAAGATCACGCTCACCAACCCCGTGTGCACAGAGATCGGCGAGAAGGTCGCTCTCAGCAGGAGAGTCGAGAACCACTGGAGGTATGTGCTTTAGGTTGATATTTTTAACTTTAAGGTACGAACGACCAAAAGTGATAACATGTGCCTCTAAAGGCGggtttccaccagtgtgcggcacactAGTGGTATCCCGCCTTTTAACAATTTCAGTCATAACATAACAAGTTTCAATCGAAAATCAAAGGAGGCTATAATTATGTTGGTTTTAGGTTAACTTTTCCTTCTAAGTTTGGCTTCCAAGCGAAAGATCAAGTGTTTAAATGTGTCGAAAAGGTTAACATACCAATTTCAATAGAAAATCAAAGGAGGCTGATGTCTTATTGCACTATTTGCATTttctttaaccttttcgacgccgtgtcaaacacaaaagctgtcactcagacgccacgtcaccgaagtgtcaaaactgaaattgaactttatgcacgtaggtctatgttgctctgtggtctgtgaccgattaatcggtcttgtctttggcgttgaacctgcggtgcggatatatcggtcattggcgtccaaaaggttaaattcCATTTACCTGACTGGACTTGTTCTTGTATAGTTGTCCACAACTGCAAGCATAAAATCTCTCATTTCTCTCCACGTTTTACTGTGCATGTGTACATGTGCATTTTAAGGTCCACTTGCTTCAAAATGTACTTCATAATAATTATGCCAATGTTATTTTTGACAGGTTAATCGGATGGGGACAAATTCAAGGAGGCGAAACGATCGAACCAGCCAAGAATTAACTGTGTTGTCAAGTTAAACTTTTATATTATGCTatcattatatttaataaaaaaatatatgacaaaacactattattattctttacaaataaaaagtagatatagtacatttcattaagattttatttcattttgtgttggtttacattatttaaggtGATTTAGGCCATGTATATAAAAGTGTTGATGTCCTCGTCGTCCCGCCGCATGTACTTGTGTTCGATCAGCCACTCTAATTGCTCTTTAATCATCTTTTTCGATGGCAGGAacatatttttcaatatttctatAAGTTCACTCTGTAacaaaaatatgaataacttaaaattggaTTCATAAAAAATTATAGTAACTACTTACACACAATACctacaattaatattaagtaaACAATTTGATAGTTTTAAAATGCCACAGTAGTAGTCTCATACTTTATAGGTATAAAACGGAAAGCTGTCGTTATTTTCAAAGGAACCTCGATTGAATGCAATAAGCAAGTATTTTTACAAGTCTGTCTGATAGGAGGTATAAAGAAATCGCTCAACGTACACGTACAAAAATAGTAAACTGTTGGAAAAGAATAGCTGGTAATCTCACCTGGAGAGCAGTGTTGGTGATGCGTTTCCTCATCTTCAAGATCTTTATGATGGCTTCTTGCGTCCGCAAGATTCGTAGCTGCACGATCGAGTGATTGTCCTCCATTTGCGAGCGCTCAGTACTTAGCTGCAATCTTCCGATCAAGTTAATTTTGCCGCGTCTCTGGGGTTTCCCGTTTTTGATTAGAGCAAACTCTTGATTGACCCAAAACGTCGTGTTTTCAGCAAAATCTTTAGGGTTCTGCACGGCCGGGGCATAACACAGCAGTTGTCGCTTTAGTTTTGGGAATGCAACTAACGACCACAGGGTCCTTCTCAACTCTGGGTCGGGAAGTTCGGTAGCCAGACGCAAATTTTCGTAGCTTATTTTCTCCATAGGCCTTTGGTTCCACGCGAACAAAACGGCCATCTGGAAAGTAGTGACGTCGAGATCGAACCTTCC
This genomic interval carries:
- the LOC134794390 gene encoding eukaryotic translation initiation factor 2 subunit 3 yields the protein MASSEGQTAKSNLHQQDLTKLDITKLSALSPEVISRQATINIGTIGHVAHGKSTVVKAISGVQTVRFKNELERNITIKLGYANAKIYKCDNPKCPRPTSFISGGSSKDDNFPCLRANCSGRFQLVRHVSFVDCPGHDILMATMLNGAAVMDAALLLIAGNESCPQPQTSEHLAAIEIMKLKHILILQNKIDLVKEGQAKEQHEQIVKFVQGTVAEGAPIIPISAQLKYNIEVLCEYVTKKIPVPLRDFTSPPRMIVIRSFDVNKPGCEVDDLRGGVAGGSILQGVLTVGMEIEVRPGLVSKDADGKLTCQPIFSRIVSLYTEQNELQYAVPGGLIGVGTKIEPTLCRADRLVGQVLGAVGALPGIFVKLEVSYYLLKRLLGVRTEGDKKAAKVQKLTRNEVLLVNIGSLSTGGRVIATKADLAKITLTNPVCTEIGEKVALSRRVENHWRLIGWGQIQGGETIEPAKN